One window of Canis lupus baileyi chromosome 21, mCanLup2.hap1, whole genome shotgun sequence genomic DNA carries:
- the ACCS gene encoding 1-aminocyclopropane-1-carboxylate synthase-like protein 1, whose translation MFTLPQEESRAPATGLGSASTRDSNYGDGLERERSRKPDQKLPEFCAVGNPAAMFSSNSSYLSSRGGIIKWFWDSAEEGYRTYHMDEYDEDKNPSGIINLGTSENKLCFDLLSRRLSQSDMLRVEPSLLQYPDWRGHLFLREEVARFLSFYCKSPAPLKPENVVVLNGCASLFSALATVLCEVGEAFLIPAPYYGAITQHVCLYGNVRLVCVHLDSEVTGLDTRPFQLTVEKLEMALQRAHSEGVKVKGLILINPHNPLGDIYSPGELRDYLEFAKRHELHVMVDEVYMLSVFEKSAAYCSVLSLEGLPDPQRTHVMWATSKDFGMSGLRFGTLYTENRDVATAVASLCRYHGLSGLVQYQMAQLLQDRDWINQVYLPENHARLKAAHTYVTGELRALGIPFLSGGAGFFIWVDLRKYLPEATFKEEMLLWRCFLDNKVLLSCGKTFECKEPGWFRLVFSDKAHRLCLGMQRVRQVLEGKSQAAEARSSRQSQEPRSQHR comes from the exons ATGTTCACTCTGCCTCAGGAAGAATCCAGGGCACCTGCCACTGGTCTGGGCTCAGCCTCCACACGGGACAGTAATTATGGGGATGGTCTGGAAAGAGAACGCTCCAGAAAACCAGACCAGAAGCTGCCAGAGTTCTGTGCGGTGGGCAATCCCGCTGCCATGTTTTCCTCTAACAGCTCCTACCTGTCCTCTAGAGGAGGCATCATTAAATGGTTCTGGGACTCAGCGGAGGAGGGCTACAGAACCTACCACATGGACGAGTATGATGAGGATAAGAACCCCAGT GGCATCATTAACTTGGGCACCAGTGAGAATAAACTCTGCTTTGACCTGTTATCCAGACGG cTGAGTCAGAGTGACATGCTGCGGGTGGAGCCATCATTGCTGCAGTACCCTGACTGGAGGGGACATCTGTT TCTCCGGGAGGAAGTGGCCAGATTCCTGTCTTTCTACTGCAAGAGCCCTGCACCCCTTAAACCAGAGAAC GTGGTTGTTCTGAATGGCTGtgcctccctcttctctgctctgGCCACAGTGCTGTGTGAGGTGGGGG agGCTTTCCTGATCCCCGCCCCTTACTATGGAGCCATCACACAGCATGTCTGTCTCTATGGCAATGTCCGACTGGTCTGTGTCCATCTGGACAGTGAG GTCACTGGGCTGGACACACGTCCCTTCCAGCTCACAGTGGAGAAGCTGGAGATGGCCCTGCAAAGAGCTCATTCTGAG GGTGTGAAGGTCAAAGGTCTCATCCTCATCAATCCCCACAACCCTCTGGGTGACATCTACTCCCCAGGAGAGCTGCGGGACTACCTGGAATTTGCCAAGAG gcaCGAGCTGCATGTGATGGTGGATGAGGTCTACATGCTGTCCGTGTTTGAGAAGTCGGCAGCGTACTGCAGTGTCCTGAGCCTGGAAGG GTTGCCTGACCCCCAGAGGACTCATGTGATGTGGGCGACCAGCAAG GACTTCGGGATGTCTGGGCTCCGCTTTGGCACGCTGTACACAGAAAACAGGGATGTGGCCACTGCGGTGGCTTCCCTCTGCCGATATCATGGCCTCAGTGGCTTGGTCCAGTACCAGATGGCACAGCTGCTCCAGGACCGTG ACTGGATCAACCAGGTGTACTTGCCTGAGAACCATGCCCGGCTCAAGGCTGCCCACACCTATGTCACAGGGGAGCTCCGGGCCCTGGGGATCCCCTTCCTGAGCGGTGGGGCAGGCTTCTTCATCTGGGTTGACCTGAGGAAG TACCTGCCCGAGGCCACCTTTAAGGAGGAAATGCTGCTTTGGCGCTGCTTTTTGGACAACAAGGTGCTGCTGTCCTGTGGCAAAACCTTCGAGTGTAAAGAGCCTGGTTGGTTCCGCTTGGTCTTCTCAGACAAGGCCCACCGCCTCTGCCTGG